The following DNA comes from Chitinivibrio alkaliphilus ACht1.
GACCTCAGATATGCACCATACACTCTCTCCTGTGGGAAAAGTCCTTGATGTGGGGCGCCATCTCTTGGTTCCAGGTGTGGTGATTGCCACAGCTGCCATGGCAAACCTACAGCGAATTATGCGGGGGAATATGCTTGAAACCCTGCGTAAACAGTATATTGTTACGGCACGTGCAAAGGGACTTTCTGAAACTCGTGTAGTGTATAAGCACGCCTTGCGCAATGCCATAAATCCCTTAATAACAATTTTTGGCTATCAATTTTCTACCCTTCTCAGTGGAGCAGCCCTGACGGAAATTATCACGGGGTGGCCGGGTATGGGCTCCATAATGTTAGAGGCGATTCGAAGTCAAGACACCTTTCTTGTCATGGCGAATATGCTTATTGCCGGGGTGATGCTGGTTATGGGAAATCTCATTGCTGATATTCTTCTTGCCGTGAGTGATCCGCGGATTCGGATGAGGTAAGTATGCCCTCTGTACAAAAGATTCTATTTTCTGTCGGTGACCCTTCGGGTGATGTAAACTGCGCTTGCCTGATAGGGGCCTTGAAAGAGCGATACCCCATGATGCGTCTCTACGGCCTCGGTGGGCCTGCCATGGAACGCAGGGGGTTTGAATCACTCTTTCCATTTCACCGGTTTAATGCCATGGGATATGTGGAGGTTGTAAAGAAACTCCCCTTCTTCCTTCGTATGAAAGGGAAGATGCAAAAAATACTGCGCCAAGATCGTCCCGATCTGCTTGTCTGTGTGGACTATTCGGGGTTTAATAGACCACTCATGCGTATGGCGGCGCAATTAGATATTCCTGTGTTGTGGTATATTGCGCCCATGATTTGGGCATGGAAACGAAAAAAACATGGCCTTTTTTTGGGGGCGTATGCAACTCATATTGCCACCATATTTCCCTTTGAGGTAGATCATTGGCGCGAGTTTACCCCTGCGGTGAGTTTTGTGGGAAATCCTCTGTATGATACGTTACGGGATCGTGGGGTGTTTTCCTTGCGGACGGTTCGTTCAACCCCCCAGACACTACTTTTTGTCCCCGGAAGCCGTCCCGGAGAATTGAAGCGCATGCTCCCCTTCTTTTATGAGTGTATCACCGCCATTCGCAGGTTGTATCCAGGGGTGGAAATTGTTATTTCCCGCGCAGAGTATGTCGAGGCGTCGCAGTTTACTCAGTTTTTGCAAGAGGGGGTGGAAGTTTCTACAGAGCCGCTTTCTCAACTCTATCAACGCGCCGATTATGCCTTTATTACAAGTGGCACTGCTGCTCTTGAAGCCGCATTCTATGGTCTTCCTCACACGATTGTATATAAAACAGCGAGTATTAATATGTGCATCATGAAGCAGTTAATACGGGGAATACGGCATATCGGGCTTATTAACATTATGGCCGGGAAAGAGGTTGTTCCGGAATTGATACAACAGGAATGTACGCCGGAAAATTGTTGTACCATCTTGGCGGAGTTTTTTGCGGAGCCGCAGCAGTATGAACTCTTTAAAAAACGGATTCATGCAGTGGTGCAGCCCTTTGCCGAGGTAGATAGTCGCGAGGCGCTTCCTCGGCTTGTAGAGAATCTTTTACACCTAGGAGATCGCCATGGCTAAACGAGTTGGGTTTGTGGGAATTCTTATTGAAGATCGGCGGAGCTCAGCAGCAGTACAGCAACTGTTATCAGACCACGGCGATTCGATTATTTCTCGCATGGGAGTGCCCTATCGAGAAAAAGAGGTGGCCGTTATCACCCTGATTGTTGACATTGATACTAATACCTTAGGTACGCTTACGGGCAAGCTTGGTGCTCTTTCAGGGGTGTCGGTGAAATCTGGCTTGGTTGAAAAGGAGAGATCATGAGGAAAGAGAGAGATCTTCTGGGCTCACGATCGATTCCTGGAAATGCCTTGTATGGGATTCATACGCAACGCGCCATTGATAATTTTGGCAGAGCTGTTCTCACGGAGGGGCAAGGGCGTATTATTCATGCCTTGGCAGAGGTAAAAAAGGCGGCTCTCCAGACAAATCAATCCCTTGGCATGATTCCCGACTCAGTTGCTCCTGCTCTTGAACAGGCCTGTAATGAAATCTGTGCCGGCCGTCATGACGATCACTTTCCCGTGCCGTTTTATCAAGGAGGAGGAGGCACCTCCACAAATATGAATATAAATGAAGTGATTGCCAATCGTGCCTTGGAGCTGTGCGGGTTTCAGCGGGGCGAGTATACGAAAATAGATCCGGTGGAACTGGTAAACCTTCACCAGTCAACCAACGATGTGTATCCCACAGCAATCCGAATTGCCCTTCTTCGTTTTCTCCAGGAGTTAGAGTCGGCTGTTACATCCTTGCAAAATCAATTACAAGAGCGGGAACAAGAATTTTCGCACGTTATTACCTTGGCCCGTACAGAATGGGAGGATGCGGTGCCCATAACCATGGGGGCGCAGTTTGCTTCTTTTGCCGGTGCCATTGAACGTGATCGCTGGCGCTGTTTTAAAGCACAAGAACGTATTCGTCTGGTTAATATCGGTGGAACTGCTGTTGGAACGGGCCTCACGGCACCCCGAAAATACATACATCTTATTCTCGAAACTCTTCGACAAAATACGGGGCTGCCCCTCGGGCACGGGCGTTTTCTCATGGATGTCACGGCGAATCAAGATGATTTTGTAGAGGTGTTGGGGACGGTTCGTGCCTTGGCGGCAACCTTGGTAAAGATCGGTCGTGACCTTCGTTTCCTTCATACAGCTCGAGAAATACGCCTCGAGCCGGCCCAAGCAGGCTCATCTATTATGCCGGGAAAAATAAACCCTGTGCATATTGAATGTTGCATAAGCTGTGCCGTACAAGCTCAGAGTGCCGCCGACGCTGCGGAGCGGGCTGCTTCCATGGGAACCTTGCAGATTAATGAGTTCCTTCCTCTCTTAGGGGAGAATGTGCTTCAGGCGGTGGGTTTTGTACAGCGAGGCAGCAGTGTCTTGCACGAGGCAGTATCTCACCTTACGGTGGATGCCCAGCGCTGTTGTCAGCGGTTTGAGAATTCTCCTGTCATTATTACTGCTTTTGTGCAAAGTCTTGGGTATAAACGGTGTGAAAAACTGCTTTCTGCGTACACCGGAGATATGCCCTTTCAAAAATATCTTGAGCAGCAATTAGGCAAAGATTTCGTTGCTGCACATCTTACAAAAGAGGCTATTATGGCCTTGGGGCATCGTTCAGCAGGAGGCGGAGTATGATACAGTGGCGTTCTCTTGTAGGGCATGATACCAATAAGGAGCTCTTATCTCATGCTGCTCAAGATGGGCTTCTTGCCCATGCGTACCTTTTTTCCGGTGATATGGGAAGTGGAAAATTAGACTGTGCCATACAAGTGGCTCAGTACATTCTGTGTGAGGCATCTTCAAAGCCGTGTGGACAGTGCACTGCCTGTCGGGGAGTCATATCCCATACCTATACGGATTTTCGCTATGCCTTTCCGGTTGAACTTCCCAAAAAACAAGACGGGGGAGCAGGACGTGGAATTACTCCAGAAGGGTGGGAGCTACTAAATGAGGCTGTTTGTCAGCGGTTGCGTTCTCCCTACGATCCTATTCCTCACTACGAACGGTCTCTTCCTGTAGACTGGATTCGCGAGATACGCACCACCGTAGAACGGGGAGCTGTCTCTGGTTCTTCCGTGGTTATTCTTATTGAGGGGATTGATGTGTTGAGTAAAGAGTCTGCCAATGCCCTGTTAAAAATGTTGGAAGAGCCACCGGAAAACACCCATTTTATTCTTTTATGCCGCTCACCGGAACGGGTTCTGCCAACAATTGTTTCCCGCTGTCAACACATGCGTTTTGGACGGATCCCCCGTGTGCGTATCCTGGAAGAGCTTGAAAAAAACAGTGCAGCATCGGCAGAAGAGATCGGTCATGCCCTTGCCCTTGGAAGAGGATCCCTGGGCGCAGCCCGTGCAGCCTGTACTGAGGAGCACATGCATCGTTTGGAAAGTGTGGGTCGTTTTACGCGTATTCTTTTAGGATATGGACAAGAAGACGAGTTAGAACAAGCCCGCGCCCTTGAAAAATTTGTGGAAGAGGATCTCTGTCGAAGCTATACAACGGCTCACCAAGTGGTCCTTCTCTTTCTGGAGGAATTTAGAATTCATTTTTTGACCGCCCTTAGGAAAGAGCCAGATTATATTTTACATGAGCATGATGAAATGAAAATGCTCTGTGAGCAGATAACTGTAGATCAAGCTCGCACGGTTGTTGCCGTGGTTGAACAGGTCTTGGAATCCCTTCGAAAACACTCCCCTGTTTTGCTGGCTGTATCAGAGCTCTTTTTTAAAATATCGGAATTAGTATATGAAGAATACCGTTGTTGAAGTTGCTATACGAAGTCGTATTGTTCGGTGTGTAAATCCCGGCGATATCCCCCTGTCTGCCGGAGAGCACGTGATTGTCTCCCTTGGTGCCGGCCGTGCTTTGGGAAAAGTCCTTGGAGAAGTTGTGGGGTGTGCGTCAAAGGAGAAAAGCTGTGGCTCACGATGCACAACGAACCAGAAGGAGCCCTCTTGTTCTATACGCCGAAGCGCCACCGATGCAGATTTACTCAGGGCTGCAGAATATCGCACCAAGGAAGAAACTGCCTTTCGTATTTGTAAAGATAAAATTGTCGATCACGGATTGAACATGAAGCTGGTTGATGTGGAGTATCAGTTTGGTGGTGGAAAGATTACCTTTTACTTTACGGCAGATCAACGAGTGGATTTCCGTGCCTTGGTGAAAACCCTTGCTGGCGAGTTTCGTACGCGTATTGAATTGCGACAAATTGGGGTTCGTGATGCAGCAAAATTAATAAACGGCGTTGGTATTTGCGGTCGCCCTCAGTGCTGTAGCTCCTTTATGCGTGAGTTTGATCAAATCAGTACACAGTTGGCAAAGGATCAGCAGCTCACTCTCAACCCTGCTAAAATATCGGGTAACTGTGGTCGACTCCTCTGCTGTCTTAATTTTGAGGAAGATGCGTATTTAAAGGCATATCAAGAGCTTCCTCGTTCTGGCGCCTCCTTTACAGATGCGGGAGGCAAGGAGGGCACCGTTATTTTTGTGGATATATTTAAAAAGCGGATACATGTGCGTCGGTTTGTAAAAGGTATGAGCCAATTTGAATGGTACAGCCATGAAGAAATCTTGAAAGGAAGTGTGAATGAAGCCCCTAATGAATAAGTCAGATGTTCCTGTGGTCGTGACAATGGCCCTTCCCTATGCAAACGGCGATATCCATCTGGGACATATGGTGGAGGCCGTACAAACAGATATGTACGTTCGAACTCAGCGTATGGCCGGTCGTAAAACGATCTATGTCTGTGCCGACGATACCCATGGAACTCCCATTGAGTTGAATGCCCGTGCTCAGGGGATCACCCCGGAAGAGCT
Coding sequences within:
- a CDS encoding ATP-binding protein; this translates as MIQWRSLVGHDTNKELLSHAAQDGLLAHAYLFSGDMGSGKLDCAIQVAQYILCEASSKPCGQCTACRGVISHTYTDFRYAFPVELPKKQDGGAGRGITPEGWELLNEAVCQRLRSPYDPIPHYERSLPVDWIREIRTTVERGAVSGSSVVILIEGIDVLSKESANALLKMLEEPPENTHFILLCRSPERVLPTIVSRCQHMRFGRIPRVRILEELEKNSAASAEEIGHALALGRGSLGAARAACTEEHMHRLESVGRFTRILLGYGQEDELEQARALEKFVEEDLCRSYTTAHQVVLLFLEEFRIHFLTALRKEPDYILHEHDEMKMLCEQITVDQARTVVAVVEQVLESLRKHSPVLLAVSELFFKISELVYEEYRC
- a CDS encoding lyase family protein — protein: MRKERDLLGSRSIPGNALYGIHTQRAIDNFGRAVLTEGQGRIIHALAEVKKAALQTNQSLGMIPDSVAPALEQACNEICAGRHDDHFPVPFYQGGGGTSTNMNINEVIANRALELCGFQRGEYTKIDPVELVNLHQSTNDVYPTAIRIALLRFLQELESAVTSLQNQLQEREQEFSHVITLARTEWEDAVPITMGAQFASFAGAIERDRWRCFKAQERIRLVNIGGTAVGTGLTAPRKYIHLILETLRQNTGLPLGHGRFLMDVTANQDDFVEVLGTVRALAATLVKIGRDLRFLHTAREIRLEPAQAGSSIMPGKINPVHIECCISCAVQAQSAADAAERAASMGTLQINEFLPLLGENVLQAVGFVQRGSSVLHEAVSHLTVDAQRCCQRFENSPVIITAFVQSLGYKRCEKLLSAYTGDMPFQKYLEQQLGKDFVAAHLTKEAIMALGHRSAGGGV
- the lpxB gene encoding lipid-A-disaccharide synthase → MPSVQKILFSVGDPSGDVNCACLIGALKERYPMMRLYGLGGPAMERRGFESLFPFHRFNAMGYVEVVKKLPFFLRMKGKMQKILRQDRPDLLVCVDYSGFNRPLMRMAAQLDIPVLWYIAPMIWAWKRKKHGLFLGAYATHIATIFPFEVDHWREFTPAVSFVGNPLYDTLRDRGVFSLRTVRSTPQTLLFVPGSRPGELKRMLPFFYECITAIRRLYPGVEIVISRAEYVEASQFTQFLQEGVEVSTEPLSQLYQRADYAFITSGTAALEAAFYGLPHTIVYKTASINMCIMKQLIRGIRHIGLINIMAGKEVVPELIQQECTPENCCTILAEFFAEPQQYELFKKRIHAVVQPFAEVDSREALPRLVENLLHLGDRHG
- a CDS encoding TM1266 family iron-only hydrogenase system putative regulator; the encoded protein is MAKRVGFVGILIEDRRSSAAVQQLLSDHGDSIISRMGVPYREKEVAVITLIVDIDTNTLGTLTGKLGALSGVSVKSGLVEKERS
- a CDS encoding PSP1 domain-containing protein; protein product: MKNTVVEVAIRSRIVRCVNPGDIPLSAGEHVIVSLGAGRALGKVLGEVVGCASKEKSCGSRCTTNQKEPSCSIRRSATDADLLRAAEYRTKEETAFRICKDKIVDHGLNMKLVDVEYQFGGGKITFYFTADQRVDFRALVKTLAGEFRTRIELRQIGVRDAAKLINGVGICGRPQCCSSFMREFDQISTQLAKDQQLTLNPAKISGNCGRLLCCLNFEEDAYLKAYQELPRSGASFTDAGGKEGTVIFVDIFKKRIHVRRFVKGMSQFEWYSHEEILKGSVNEAPNE